From one Dryobates pubescens isolate bDryPub1 chromosome 2, bDryPub1.pri, whole genome shotgun sequence genomic stretch:
- the DPP4 gene encoding dipeptidyl peptidase 4, with amino-acid sequence VFALQTFLKWLLGILGVAVIVTIIAVPLALLTGKSTSEPDSRSTYTLQNYLNNDYNYRTYNLQWISGNQYLHKTADGDILRVNADNGTYSVVLAKAILDQYKATTAILSPDQKFALLQYKYTKLWRHSYTASYFIYDFNSSSILDTKLLHNDTQYISWSPVGHKLAYVWNNNVYMKASPTSEPVQITDNGEENKIFNGIPDWVYEEEMFGTHSALWWSPNGSFVAYATFNDTEVPVIEYSFYSEDTLQYPKTIKIPYPKAGATNPTVRLFIVDTRLSPNFNSTEIFPPEEIISGDHYLSVVTWVTDDRICLQWLRRIQNFSVLAVCDFENATGKWSCPQEKQFTEQSTTGWIGRFQPSVPLFAPDNATYYKVFSNKEGYKHIHYINGSQAPIPITAGRWEVISIAAVTSSFLYYISNEKDGKPGGRNLYKVLLESSPNSIKCVSCDLNQERCQYYSVSFSKDAQYYQLDCRGPGLPMSTLHRSSDDQVLRYLENNTELENALKDIQMPSKIIDFISVAGYNLWYQMILPPHFDSSKKYPLLLDVYAGPCSQKVDSTFQINWATYLASTEQVIVASFDGRGSGYQGDEIMHAINRRLGTYEVEDQITAARKFSEMSFVDKDRIAIWGWSYGGYVTSMVLGSGSGVFKCGIAVAPVSRWQYYDSIYTERYMGLPTASDNLNNYNSSTVMARAEKFKEVDYLLIHGTADDNVHFQQAAQISKALVDAEVDFQAMWYTDKDHAISGQAHKHIYTHMSHFIKQCFWLP; translated from the exons GTCTTCGCCTTACAGACTTTTCTGAAGTGGCTGCTGGGGATCCTGGGCGTCGCCGTCATCGTCACGATCATCGCCGtacccctggctctgctcaccgGCA aaAGTACATCTGAGCCTGATTCACGAAGTACATACACTCTGCAGAATTACTTGAACAATGACTATAACTACAGAACATACAATTTGCAATGGATTTCAG GAAATCAGTATCTTCACAAAACAGCTGATGGAGACATCCTACGTGTCAACGCTGACAATGGAACCTACTCAGTAGTCTTGGCAAAGGCAATATTA GATCAGTACAAGGCAACCACAGCTATATTGTCTCCTGACCAAAAGTTTGCACTTCTGCAGTACAAGTATACAAAG TTGTGGAGACATTCCTATACAGCTTCATATTTCATCTATGATTTCAATAGCAG ctctaTCTTAGATACCAAACTACTACATAACGATACACAATATATATCCTGGTCACCTGTTGGTCACAAACTG GCATATGTTTGGAATAATAATGTGTATATGAAAGCTTCACCAACATCAGAACCTGTGCAAATCACTGAcaatggagaagaaaataaaatcttcaATGGAATACCAGATTGGGTTTATGAAG AGGAAATGTTTGGCACCCATTCTGCTCTGTGGTGGTCTCCAAATGGCAGTTTTGTGGCATATGCAACATTTAATGATACAGAAGTTCCTGTTATAGAGTATTCATTTTATTCTGAGGACACCTTGCAGTATCCAAAGACCATTAAAATCCCATATCCCAAG gCAGGAGCTACAAATCCAACTGTGCGGTTGTTTATTGTGGATACTAGATTGTCTCCTAACTTCAACTCTACTGAGATTTTTCCACCTGAAGAAATAATATCAGG AGATCATTACTTGAGTGTTGTCACATGGGTGACAGATGACAGGATCTGTCTGCAGTGGCTCAGAAGGATTCAGAACTTTTCAGTCCTCGCAGTTTGTGATTTTGAAAATGCTACTGGAAAGTGGTCATGTCCACag GAGAAACAGTTTACAGAACAAAGTACAACTGGCTGGATTGGCAGA TTCCAGCCATCTGTCCCTCTCTTTGCACCTGACAATGCTACCTACTACAAAGTATTCAGCAATAAAGAAGGTTACAAGCACATCCATTACATAAATGGCTCACAG GCTCCAATTCCTATTACTGCAGGAAGATGGGAAGTAATCAGCATAGCAGCTGTAACCAGTAGCTTTTT ATACTACATTAGTAATGAAAAGGATGGAAAGCcaggaggaagaaatctttATaa AGTGCTCTTGGAAAGCAGTCCAAATTCTATTAAATGTGTTAGCTGTGATCTGAATCAAGAAAGATGCCAATATTATTCTGTGTCCTTCAGCAAAGACGCACAGTATTATCAGCTAGACTGTCGTG GTCCTGGCCTGCCCATGTCTACTCTGCACAGAAGCAGTGATGATCAAG TCCTCAGGTACCTGGAAAATAATACTGAACTGGAAAATGCATTGAAAGATATTCAGATGCCTTCAAAAATAATTGACTTCATTAGTGTAGCTGGATACA ACCTGTGGTATCAAATGATACTGCCTCCCCATTTTGATTCATCGAAGAAGTACCCTCTGCTCCTTGATGT GTATGCAGGACCCTGTAGTCAGAAAGTTGATAGTACTTTCCAGATCAACTGGGCTACTTACcttgccagcactgagcaggttATTGTGGCTAGCTTCGATGGCAGAGGAAGTGGATATCAAGGGGATGAAATTATGCATGCAATAAACCGAAGGCTGGGAACATATGAAGTGGAAGATCAGATAACAGCAGCCAG AAAGTTTTCTGAAATGAGCTTTGTTGATAAGGACAGAATAGCTATTTGGGGCTGG TCTTATGGGGGATATGTGACCTCCATGGTGCTTGGCTCTGGAAGCGGCGTGTTCAAGTGTGGAATAGCGGTTGCCCCCGTGTCACGTTGGCAATATTATG ATTCAATATACACAGAGCGATACATGGGCCTTCCCACAGCGAGTGATAATCTCAACAACTATAAT AGTTCAACAGTAATGGCCAGAGCTGAAAAATTCAAGGAAGTTGACTATCTCCTTATTCATGGAACAGCAGATG ATAATGTTCACTTTCAGCAAGCAGCACAGATTTCCAAAGCTCTTGTTGATGCTGAAGTGGATTTTCAGGCAATg TGGTACACTGACAAAGACCATGCCATCAGCGGTCAAGCACATAAGCATATTTATACCCATATGAGCCACTTCATAAAGCAGTGTTTCTGGCTGCCCTAG